The segment TagaattatttcatttaagaatacttatatatatggccattatatttcttttctatttttataatttcgaTAGTATTATTTAGtattttattgttaattCTGTCAAATTATATTGCTGTTCTTTCTTTTAGTATAATTTTGGTGAAACGGTTAAAACGTTATACAATGGTAAAAGAAGTTCATATATCATATTTCAGAGATCACTGGCAAGACACGTAGCACAGAAGGAGTTCAATCGCTcaaatataagaaataaattattagaaaataattcACATAACAATGTAAAATGTACTTCAGATGATTTAACAAAGTATTCAcagttaaagaaaaaggaattaaatGATTTGGACTTATATAAGAAACTTTATAAACACAGATATtctaaaaagaatattttagGAAAATTGGATTGTTactgtgaaaaaaaaatatttgataaatatGACCAAATACACGATCTTGCAGAAAAATTACAG is part of the Plasmodium vivax scf_4738 genomic scaffold, whole genome shotgun sequence genome and harbors:
- a CDS encoding variable surface protein Vir35, putative (encoded by transcript PVX_040690A; Truncated due to end of contig.), which translates into the protein MIGNNGIIFLCNVAESIIFIWINNPYNNMYNFGETVKTLYNGKRSSYIIFQRSLARHVAQKEFNRSNIRNKLLENNSHNNVKCTSDDLTKYSQLKKKELNDLDLYKKLYKHRYSKKNILGKLDCYCEKKIFDKYDQIHDLAEKLQNDKKTFKKKGKQKFLVFVLFY